CCAGGATCTTCCGCTCGACATCACCCGCCTGTCTGAAGCGACATCCCAGATTCGCCTGACCAGCGCAGCCAGCACCGTGACCTATCACGCACCGGCGGCCTTCGCCGTGCGCGGGCGCTGGGTCGCTCCGGCAGCCGCGTCCGGCGGCCTCGTCTTCCTCGGCCTCGGGGCGAACGCGCCGACCCTCGGCTGGGACGACTTCGCTGGCGTGGATCTGAAGGGCAAGGTGGCGATCGTGCTCGACGCGACGCTGCCGGCCACGCATCCGTTGCGACAGGCCGAGAACCGCGCCATCCTCACGCGTCGCGCCACAGTTGCGCGCGAGAAGGGAGCGGTCGCCGTCTTGACGGTCGTCACGCGCGAACGCGAGTCCACGCTGACCAACCGCGACCTGTCGTTCGACAACGTCGAGCGCGGTCGGCCGATCAACACCGAGATCAGCCTCGGGTCTGCGGCACAGCCAGCGGTGTTCCAGGTGGATCTGCGTCACGACGCGGCGGCTGGTCTGCTCGGCATCACCCGCGCCGAACTCGACCTGATGTTCGACCGCCTCGGCCGCGGCGAACGCGTCGCGCCGAAGGAACTGCCGGGCCGCAGCGTCGATGTGGCGGTCAACTTCGAGTCGCGCAAGGGCGCAACGCGGAACGTGGTCGCCGTGGTGGAAGGCTCCGACCCGACGCTCAAGCGCGAGTACGTGCTGCTCGGCGCGCACCACGACGGCATCGGCTACCGCGAGGGCGACGTGTTTCCAGGCGCCGACGACAACATCTCGGCGGTCGCCGCCCTGTTCTCACTCGGCAAGGCGCTGCTCGTCGAGCGGCCGAAGCGGTCGGTGATTCTCGTCTGGTACACGGGTGAGGAGAAGGGTCTGTACGGCGCCCACTACTTCGCCGCCAACAGCCCGGTGCCGATCGAGAAGATCAGCGCGGTCCTCAACCTGGACATGCTGTCGCGCAACGATCCCAACAGCATCTACCTCATTGGCTCGAACACGATCAGCAAGGCCCTGGATCGCACGCTCAACGATGTGAACGCGAAGGTCACGAAGATGACGCTCGACTACAAGTACCAGGAGCCGTCGCACCCCGACCGGTTCTTCTTCCGGAGCGACCACTATCCCTATCTGCGCTACGGTGTGCCGGCGGTCTGGCTCTTCTGCGGGACGACGGGCGACTACCATCAGCCGACCGACGTCGAAGAGCGTACGGACTACGTGAAGATGGAGAAGGTCACGAAGCTGGTGTACCACGTGGCGATGGAAATCGGGAACCGGCCGACACTGCTCGAACTCGACGTGGATCCCCGCATCACGTCGCGAGGCAGGCAGAACCTCCAGATCGACTGGGAGCGGGCGGGGAAGTAGGTGGAGCGCCCACCCCTAGAACCTCGGGCCGAACCGCACGCCGACGCTGCCGGTCGCGCCGCGAAGACGACTGTCGTAGCCGTGGGCTGCGCCAACCATGCGATAGCCACCCGCCAGATCCAGCCAAATCCCGCGGTGCAGCCGAACCAGCAGGGTAGCCTGCGGTTCGGCGACGAAGAAGCCCTGGTGGAAGGCGTACTCCTGCCGGACGGTCGTGTAGGTGACGTTGGTCTGAGTCAACGGCCGCGGCGGCAGAAAGACCGGGACCTGAAACGTGACCGTTTTGGTCAACGTGGCTCGCCCGCCGCCGACGAGCGCCCGAGCGCCCACCCGAACCGCGCTGCCGACGGGAGCCGTCCAAGCGGCGACGAAACCGCCGTAGGCCAGTCCCGGATCGTTCCAGCCCCAACCCGAGCGATCCCAATCGCGGCCATCCCGGTCGTGGTGCCTCGTATCGGCTTCGAAGTAGCCGCCGCCTCCCAGAAGCAGCCCGTTGTTCATCAGCCAGCCGCCGAACGCACCAATCAGCACGCCGTCCCTGCCGTCGATTCGCGTGACCTCGACGTCGGGCGTGACGACGAACCCCTCGTTGATCGGCTCCAGGACCAGCGTCCCCTGGGACTTTGCCGCCTGCTTCGTCCCGGCCACCGGCTGCTGCGCCGTCGCCGCCGTCGCCAGCGCCGCCACCAGGCCGATCGAGAATCCAACGGTCCTTGCCCTCGCCAGTCTGCTCATGTCGTATCCCTCGCCTCGGAACGTCTCCGCACGATACGGAACGGAGCGCCGTCGCCTCCGTTCGCCGCTCGAACGCCGGTGGAGACAGGGCAGAAGCGCAGGGACGCTCAGGCCGTCTCTGCGCTCCTGTCGTAGTCGGTGTTGAAGGTCGGCCTACGCCCCGTGCGGGGAGAGGCTCACGTTCAGTGGCGCGGTCTCGCCACTGCGCACCGTGATCTCCGTGGTGAACGGGGTGAACCCGTCCTTGCGGATCTCAACCTTGTGCGGGCCTTCGGAGACCTGAATGACCAGCCGTTCCGCACCGTCCGGACCCTGCCAGCGGTTGCCGTCCACATAGACCTCGGCGGCAGCCGGCTGCACGCGGATCAAGAGGGTTCCGAAGCCGCGGGCCTCTGCCGCACCAGCCTCCCCGGGTTCCCTGATCTCCCGGGGTTGACGGGGCCTCAGCCCACGCCGCGGCGTCGGCGCACTCGGCGCGTCGGTGTCCGGCTGCTCCGAAGCCACCTTGGCCGGTGGTTGGGGTGGCGGTTCATTGGCGTCGCCCGCGGCCAGCGGCTCGAGTGTGTACCGTATCCTCGAGTCGTCTCCCGCCCGCAGACGGACGGTCTGCCGCACGGTGTGGTAGCCCTTCAGATAGAACACCAGTTCGTGTTCACCGGGCCGCACGCGCAGGCGCTTGAATACTCCGTCGAAATCGTCCACCGTGCCCGTGAAGTAGCCGTCCACGTAAACCTGGGCTTCGCTCGGCTTGACCTGCAAACGAAGCCGCGCGGTGTCCTCGTACCCGTCGTCGTAGTAGCCGACGCCCGGAT
This is a stretch of genomic DNA from Vicinamibacterales bacterium. It encodes these proteins:
- a CDS encoding M28 family peptidase → MRFHIRTIVCLVVAALLVAAVPASAQLKGVQTIRAEDMKFHMQFLGATEFKGRNTPSVELEIAARYIALTAQRIGLKPLLPNGSYFQDLPLDITRLSEATSQIRLTSAASTVTYHAPAAFAVRGRWVAPAAASGGLVFLGLGANAPTLGWDDFAGVDLKGKVAIVLDATLPATHPLRQAENRAILTRRATVAREKGAVAVLTVVTRERESTLTNRDLSFDNVERGRPINTEISLGSAAQPAVFQVDLRHDAAAGLLGITRAELDLMFDRLGRGERVAPKELPGRSVDVAVNFESRKGATRNVVAVVEGSDPTLKREYVLLGAHHDGIGYREGDVFPGADDNISAVAALFSLGKALLVERPKRSVILVWYTGEEKGLYGAHYFAANSPVPIEKISAVLNLDMLSRNDPNSIYLIGSNTISKALDRTLNDVNAKVTKMTLDYKYQEPSHPDRFFFRSDHYPYLRYGVPAVWLFCGTTGDYHQPTDVEERTDYVKMEKVTKLVYHVAMEIGNRPTLLELDVDPRITSRGRQNLQIDWERAGK
- a CDS encoding PEGA domain-containing protein translates to MRRNIQIALLAPLVLAVLAFLPATAEAQRHGGGHGHGGGGARVVIGGYWGWGSYWNPYWDPYFYGPYYWNRYPGVGYYDDGYEDTARLRLQVKPSEAQVYVDGYFTGTVDDFDGVFKRLRVRPGEHELVFYLKGYHTVRQTVRLRAGDDSRIRYTLEPLAAGDANEPPPQPPAKVASEQPDTDAPSAPTPRRGLRPRQPREIREPGEAGAAEARGFGTLLIRVQPAAAEVYVDGNRWQGPDGAERLVIQVSEGPHKVEIRKDGFTPFTTEITVRSGETAPLNVSLSPHGA